GTAAAAACATGCGTCGGCGAACAGTTTTGCCGTTTTGGTACGCAGGATTCAATGGGTGTTGGGATTGCGCTTGAGAAAAAATTTGAAGGACTATGGACGCCTCATAAAGTGAAAATGGCTGTATCTGCTTGTCCGAGAAGCTGTGCTGAGTCAGGCATTAAAGATATTGGCTTTATTGGAATTGACGGCGGCTGGGAAATTTACGTGGGCGGAAATGGAGGTACGCATCTTCGCGGAGGAGATTTGTTGTATAAAGTAAAAACAGACGAAGAAGTGATGGACATCACAGGAGCTTATTTGCAGTATTACCGAGAAACGGCTAATTACTTAGAGCGTACGTCTGCATGGATTGAGCGCATGGGACTTTCGCACATTCAATCAGTGCTTGATGACGCTGAAACGAGAAGAGAGCTGAATATGCGTATGGACGAAGCGTTATCTACGTACCGTGATCCTTGGAAAGAAATCGTCGAAAGCAAAAAGACGAAAAAAGAGCTGTTCGAAACAGTTGTCACATCATAAAGCTGGGGGGAAATAAAGATGGTGAATAAAAACATTACAAAAGTATGCGTAGGGTCTATTCATGATTTTCCGGTAAGCCTGGGTAAAACAGTGAAAGTAAACGGAAAAGAAATTGCTGTGTTTAAGCTATCAAGCGGAAAAATACGGGCAATTGAAAACCGCTGTCCGCATAAAGGCGGCGTGTTAAGTGAAGGAATCGTGAGCGGTGACTCGGTGTTCTGTCCGATGCACGACTGGAAAATTTGCTTGCATGACGGCAACGTACAAGAACCTGATAGCGGATGTGTAGACACGTACGAAGCGTCTGTTGAAGGAGATTTGCTGTATCTTTTAATTGAAGAATAAGTAAGGGTGGCGCGTTGATTTTCAACGCGCCACAAAAATTCAAGGGGACATTCAAAGGAGCGAAGCAAAAATGAGACCAGGAAAAGTGTACATTGTAGGAGCCGGACCAGGAGATCCAGATTTACTAACGATAAAAGCAGCAAAATGTTTAGAAAAAGCAGATGTTATTTTATATGATCGATTAGTGAACCCTGTTCTTCTTCAATATGCAAAAGAAGGAGCAGAACTCGTCTACTGCGGGAAAAAGCCTGGTGAGCACTGCGTTTCTCAAGATGATATTCATGATTTGCTTGTATTCTACGCAAGAAAAGGAAACACCGTCGTGCGGTTAAAAGGCGGAGATCCGTTTATTTTTGGAAGAGGCGGTGAAGAAGCAGAAGTGCTCGTTCAGCACGGAATTCCATTTGAAGTCGTTCCCGGTATTACAGCGGGCATCGCGGCACCGGCGTATGCGGGAATTCCTGTCACGCATCGTGAGCTGAGCCGTTCATTTGCCGTTGTTACGGGACACTGTTTAAGCGGCAAGCCGGAAAGTATTCGCTGGGAGCATTTAGCAAAAGGAGTTGATACGCTTGCGATTTATATGGGCGTTAAAAATTTACCATATATTTGCCGTCAGCTTTTACACGCGGGGAAAAGCCCAGATACGCCGGTCGCCGTTATTGAACAAGGAACGTCCATTTATCAGCGCACGGTTACAGGTACGCTTGGCACAATCGTAGACACGGCTGCCGAGCAGCAAGTCAGCAATCCCGCGATGATTGTGATTGGTGAAGTGGTGAAGCAAGCTTCTGCTCTCGCATGGTTTTCGGAAAAAACAGAAGAAAAAGTATGCGTCTAAGATGAGTAAAAGGAGGAAACACTTTTGTTGAAACATTCACTGCAGTCAATGAATGAGTTAGCCCGTGAAAAAACGAAGCTTGTTAATGAACATTTGCCGAGTTATTTGCTGTTAGCTGTGCTAGCGGGTGCTTACGTGGGACTTGGAGTTATATTAGCTCTATCGGTAGGAGCGCCTTTAGCCTCTGCTTCTTTACCGGTAGTTTCTCTTGTGATGGGGTTATCTTTTGCTGTTGCTCTACTGCTTGTTGTATTTGCAGGAGCTGAATTGTTTACGGGAAATCACATGGTGTATACGGTCAGTACGCTATCAGGAGTTACCACATGGAAAGATACGTTCAAAAACTGGACGTGGTGTTTTATCGGAAATGCGGCAGGAGCGTTTGGGCTTTGTTTGTTAGTTACTGGAACCGGTTTGTTTAAAGGAATTGAACCAAATCATTTACTTATGACGCTGGCAGCTAAAAAGATGAATTTGCCGGTCAGTGAATTATTTTTTCGCGGCATTCTGTGCAACTGGCTTGTTTGCCTGGCGATTTGGACGGCTTCGAGAACCAAAAGCGATGCGGCAAAGATCATGCTTATTTTTTGGATGCTGTTTGCATTTGTTGCTTCAGGATACGAGCACAGCGTGGCGAATATGACGTTTCTTGGTCTAGCTTTATTGCTTCCGCATCCTGATACGATTTCGGCTGCTGGGCTATTTCATAACTTGATTCCTGTTACACTCGGAAACATCGTAGGGGGAGGACTGTTTGTAGGAAGCATCTACTGGTTCGTGAACGCTAGGCAGCTAAAAGAAACTAAAAAACAGCCGACTGCTCTCTCGGCTGACTTGGATTCTGCTAAACTGTCTAAATAGCAAAAAACCGCTCTTTATACCATATAGTCTGCTTTTTAAAGCTATCATGACGGTATTTTAGAGCGGTTTCTTCTATATATAATATAAACTGCTTAAAGCGTATTCACATCTATACGTATCGAACAAGCAGTATCGTTCTTCATTTTATAAAAACAGGAAGTCTGTGAAAGTTGAATCGGACAGATTCTGTTGAAATGAATGTGTGAGGGTGCAGGTATCATCGAAGAGGCAGAGGGCATCTTAGAATTTTAATGTTGTTTGGCATTTTATGCTCTTTTTGAGCTTCCTTAAAGCAGTTGTACATTGCTTTGCTGCCTGAATGATTAGCGGAGTGAATCGTAATTCGATCGGCATATAAATGATGCTTTACCATAAAACGCACGAGCATTAATCCATTCCGTGTCTTGCTCAGTAAATCGTGATCGAGTGACAAATGTTCAACGTCGAATGATTTTAGCAGATCAATACATTCATCAATCGTTTCGGCTAAAACATGACCGTCAGGGCATTTGCGATAGTCGTCTAGAAAAACATTGATTTTCATGACTGATTCTCCCTTCTTTGCCTTGTCTTTAGTGTAACATACATAACATCATATACCTACCTAAGTCCATTCGACACTTTTTTCTGTATTCCTTCTTAAATAGTGATAAAAACACGAATTTTTATCATTATTTGCATATTCGAGGCGAATAAAGAAGGAATAAGGAGGAGAATGTCGAACGAAAAAACGAGTAGATAAAAAATCAAAACTGGAAATTGCATTTTTTTACCCCGCTATTTTTACATAAGAAAATCATTGGAATCCCAGGTCTGATAAGGGGTGGAATGCGGTTAACAATTAAAGTATGGTCAGAAAAAAACTATCATTTACGATTTTTTTAAAATAAATTGGAAATTTCTCTTTACGAAAAAGATGGTTGGGACGTATAATTTGATTTAAGGATTTTTTGGAACATAGTATGACAATATGACAAAAAAGAAAAGTAAGGTGAATAGAATGGGTAAGTTATTTAGTATCGGTGAAGTATTAATTGATATGATTCCAGCTCAAAAAGGTCTTCAATTAAAAGAAGTGGAATCGTTTACGCGTGTGCCAGGCGGAGCGCCGGCAAACGTTGCGGCAGTTGTTGCTACATACGGTAATGAGTCATCACTTATTACAAAAGTTGGAGAAGATGCGTTTGGAGACTTTCTAGTAGATACGCTTCGTGAAGTAGGAGTAGGGACTGATATGGTCTATCGTACAGAAGAAGCAAACACAGCTTTAGCTTTTGTTTCCTTGCGTGAAGACGGAGAAAGAGATTTCAGCTTCTATCGTAATCCTTCAGCAGATTTATTATTAACAGAAGACGAAATTAACCCTGATTGGTTTGCAAGCAACGATGTTCTTCACTTCTGTTCGGTTGATTTAGTTGAAAGCCCTATGAAATACGCTCATATGAAAGCGATTAAAAGCATGAAAGAAAAAGGCGGCGTTATCAGCTTTGATCCAAATGTACGTCTTCCACTGTGGAAAGACCATGAGTTATGTCGTCAAACGATTTTAGAATTTATTCCACAAGCGCACATTGTCAAAATTTCAGACGACGAGCTATCGTTTATCACAGGCATTGAAGATGAACAGCAAGCGATTCAGTCCCTATTTACAGGTGACGTTCAGGTAGTTGTGTTCACAAAAGGAGCAGAAGGCGCAACGCTTTATACAAAACAAGCTGTCTATGAATCAAACGGTTACAAAGTAACAGTTGTTGATACAACAGGTGCAGGAGATGCGTTTATTGGCGGATTCCTTTATCAGCTATTAAGCCGCGATGTGTCACAAGAAAACTTAACAGCTATTCTTGACCGCGACCACGATGCTATTTTGCGTTTTGCAAATGCAAGCGGTGCCTTAACGACAACGGGAAAAGGTGCGATCAGTTCGATTCCAGCCAAAGAAGTAGTAGAGCAATTTTGTAAGCCTGTAGCTAACTAAAATGAAAAGGCTTTATCTCTTCTTATTTTCAATCAGCAGAGGCGCTAGTTTCTGCTGATTGCAGATCACATATGAGGGAGAAGCCGGCTGCGGAGCAAGAAGAAAAAATTTTTTTCTGTTTTTAAAAATTAATCAAAAAAATTTCTAGCTAAACAATAAATGTTCGTGTTAGTATAATACGAGCAGCAAGAAATAACAGTTTTACCGTCATTTATGAAAACGTTTGATATATATATCGATGTAGAAAATTTGATATGACCAAAGAACGGTCATATCAAATTTTCTAGACCTAAGCGTCTCCCGCCCCCCTTACGGGGTAGGCAGCATCCGCATAGGTAAACCTTTTGGGGAATATTCAAGTGGTATGAGTCATAGATTTTGCGTAGCCCTTGATAAAAGAAAAGCAGCAGGTTATTGCGTACACTGTACATAGATTAGAAATAGGAAAGTAGGTTAAGAGAAAGATGGATATTTTGCTAGGTGTTCTTCCTTCCGTTGCGTGGGGAAGCATGATTTTAGTTAGTATGAAGATGGGCGGTGGACCTTACAGTCAAACGCTTGGAACAATTATTGGAGCATTGATTCTCTCATTTGTTCAGTTTATGATTGTGCAGCCAGTGTTAACGCCAACGCTTGTTATTGTCGGAATTGTTTCAGGTTTGTTCTGGTCAGTAGGTCAAAGCAATCAGTTTAAAAGTGTTCCATACCTTGGTGTTTCAAAGTCAATGCCGATTTCAACTGGTATGCAATTAGTATCAACAGCTCTTTTTGGTGTTATTGTATTTAAAGAATGGTCAACGCTTCAAACGATTGTGCTTGGATCTATTGCGATCCTTTTAATACTAGCAGGCGTTGTGCTTTCTTCATTAGACGGTAAAAAAGAAGGGGCACAAGCGGCTCCAGGACAAACGAAAAAAGGAGTTATCACTCTTATCATTTCAAGTCTTGGATTCTTAGTTTACGTGGTTATCGCACGTATCTTCAACGTAGACGCATGGGCAGCTCTATTCCCGCAAGCGATCGGTATGTTAATTGGTGGCTTAATCATTACATACAAACATAAGCCTTTTAACAAATATACAATTCGCAATATCTTACCAGGTCTAATCTGGGCATCTGGAAATATGTTCTTATTCTTATCTCAATCAAGACTAGGCGTAGCAACAAGCTTTTCATTATCGCAAATGGGTATTGTTATCTCTATTTTTGGCGGTATTGTATTCTTGGGAGAAAAGAAAACAAAACGTCAATTATTCTATGTATCTCTTGCGAGTGTACTGATTATTTCAGGCGGTATTTGTATCGGCCTTGCGAAAGCAAACGCTTGATTTATCGATTTAGAAAAACCCCCATGGCTAAAGTGCAGCCATGGGGGTTTTTCTAGACCTAAGGTTTTGAGACCACCCCTTGCGGGGTGGCCTCAAAACCTTAGTCAAAACCTTAGTCAAAACCTTAGTCAAAACCTTAGTCAAAACCTTAGTGCTCTTAAGAGTTTCAAAGCTGTACGTTCGTGTGAAGGTTTCTCATTCTTAAGGCTGATTATTTTTCATTCTTTGTTAGGAAGCTGTTTGTTGTGAAATGGCTTATAGTAGTAGAAAAGGATGGAGGAGAGGCTATGATTAAGAGTATTTATGAAACGCATGTACAGGTGCGGAATTTGGAGGATTCGATTGAGTTTTATAAACGTCTTGGGCTGACGTTTGTTCATAGAATTAAAGAGCGGCGCTGTGCTTTTTTCTTTGTTGGTGAACAAAAGCAGATGCTTGGGCTTTGGGAAACAGACGAAAGAGAGTTGAAAACCAGCCATTTTGCCTTTGGAATCCAGGCAGCAGATATTCATGAAGCGTTAACGTGGCTGCGTTCAAAAGGCATTGAACCGGAAGAAACTTCGTTTGGAAAGCCGCAAATAGAGCCCATTGTTCATACGTGGATGCCGGCAGCGTGCGTGTATTTTAATGACCCTGACGGCAACCGCTTGGAGTTAATTACACTTTTGGATGATGAACCGGTTGTATCTAAGGACTTTCCGTATTTAAGTGAATGGAACACAAAACAGCAGTGAACACTGCTGTTTTTTTATGTATCATAAACGTATGATTGACATAATAATAAACATATAATATATTTGTTTATAAATTAACAAACAAAATAGAAAGGTGTCTATTTATATGGTAAACGATTTGTTTTGGGAATCATCTTTTGATGATATGAAAAAAGGATATGCAGAAAGCGAAGAGCACTATCAATGCTTATTGTGCGGTGAAAGCTTTGAAAAAGGCATTATTTATCCGATGGAAGGTGTTTTTTATGAAGCCAAACGTTATATGAAGCTTCATGTTGAACAAGAGCATGGGTCTGTGTTCCATCATTTAATAGAGCTAGATAAAGATGTAACCGGTCTTTCTGATCATCAAAAAAATTTAGTGAAGTTTTTTAAGGAAGGAAAAAGCGATAGTGATATTCAAAAAGAAATGGGAATCGGCAGTTCATCCACCATTCGGAATCACCGATTTACTTTAAAGAAAAAAGAGCGTCAAGCAAAAGTGTTTTTAACGCTGATGGAACTGTTGAACGACGGGGAAGAAGAGAAGAAGCTACCCGCATCAAATAAAGCTCCTAAAAGAAGTCAGCGCTACAGCATAAGTGATGAAGAACGTGAAAAAATTTTAGCGAAGAACTTTCCGCAAGGTTTGAATGGACCGCTTCGTACATTTCACTTGCAAGAAAAACACCGTCTCGTTGTTCTTGAAGAATTAAGCGGGCATTTTAAGTTTGGTGCAACGTATACCGAAAAAGAAGTAAATGATATTTTAACACCTTTTTATGACGACTATGCCGTGCTGCGACGTTATTTAATTGAGTACGGTTTTTTAGAGCGCAGCGCAGATGGAAGCAGCTACTGGAGAAAGGGAGAGACAAAGATGAGTACCAATTCAAAAGACTATAAAAAACAAATGAAACAGCTAGCGAAAGAAATAAAAACAGAAGGCGGCGTGTATCAAATAAAAAACCTTCACAACCATAAGATTTACATTGGCTCTACGCCTAATATCAAAACGTTAAACGGTGTAAAGTTCACGTTAAAGACGAATACTCATCAAAATAAAGAGCTTCAAGACGAGTGGAATACGTACGGAGCGGATGCTTTTTCAATTGAGATGCTTGAAACGATTAAAAGAGAAGAAGAAAAAGCACTTTCAAAAAAGGATTTGCTGAAACTGGAAGCGAAATGGTTAGAGAAGCTGCAGCCTTACGGCGAAAAAGGCTATCATTCGCCTAAAGCTGATACAAAGGAGAAATAGGTGTGAAAGATCAACGTGTAAAAAGTGAAGTAGTGGAATCAGAAAAATCCGTCAGTAAGCTGATGCTTGTATTTTTGATTCCGCTCATGTTAAGCAACGCCATGCAGTCAGTTGGACAGCTGGCGGGAAGTATTATTGTCGGAAGAGCGCTTGGAGTTGACGCGTTAGCCGCTATTTCCGCTTTTTTTCCTCTGTTTTTTCTGCTCGTATCGTTTTCGATTGGAATTGGATCGGGAAGTTCAATTTTAATCGGGCAAGCGTACGGCGCACAAAATGAAAAACGAGTCAAAGAAATTATCGGTACAACGCTGACGTTTACGTTTTTAGTCGGAATTGTGCTTGCTGTTGCAGGAAGCATATTTGCTCCGGATATTCTTCGGATTATGGGAACGCCGGCTAATATTATTGACGTAACGGTTCACTATGCGCGCATTTTGTTTGTTGCGATTCCTGTTTTGTTTTTATACTTTGTTTATACGACGTTTATGCGCGGAACCGGAGACTCTAAAACGCCTTTTTACTTTTTAGTTGTGAGTACGGTCTTAAACATCATTTTCCTTCCAATTTTAATTTTTGGATGGATAGGAGTGCCAAAGCTTGGTGTATACGGCGCCGCGTACGCAACGGTATTTTCCACCGTATTAACATTTATCATTATGATCGTCTATTTGCGCAAGAAAAATCATCCGTTAAAGTTTGACTCATCTATTTCGTTAAAGATGGATGGAACGCTTTTAAAGCTGCTCATGCGTTTAGGGATTCCAGCGAGTATCAATATGATTTTAGTTTCTCTTTCTGAAATTGCGGTCATTACGTTTGTAAACGGATTTGGTTCGGATGCTACAGCGGCGTACGGAGCGGTGAACCAAGTGGCAAGCTATGTACAAATGCCGGCAATCAGCTTGGGAATTGCGGTTTCTATCTTTGCCGCGCAGTCGATTGGTGCCAATAAATTTGAGCGTTTAAAAGAAGTTATTCGCTCCGGAATTATACTGAATTACGTTATTGGCAGTGTATTGATTTTACTTATTTATCTCTTTTCCAATCAAATTTTAGCGCTGTTTTTAACAAGTCAGCACACGCTCGATATTGCTCAAGAGCTGTTAGTGATAACGCTTTGGAGCTACTTAATCTTCGGGCATGCGCAAATTATTACCGCCACGATGCGAGCAAGCGGTACGGTGCTTTGGCCTACAGTGTTTAGCATTATGGCTATTTGGTGTGTAGAAGTGCCCGTAGCTTACGTACTATCGCAGTTCACGTCTCTTGAGATCAAAGGAATTTGGATTGGATATCCAGCAGCGTTTGTTGTCAGCTTAATCCTGCAGTATAGCTATTATCAATTTGTATGGAAGAAAAAGAAAATTGAACGTCTTGTCGGATGAAAAACGAGCGGAAGCGCTCGTTTTTTATTTTTTCTAATTAAAACACCCTTATCTAAGAGTTTTAATATGATAGTGCATATAACTTTTTGATGAAAAGAGGGTATGACACTATGAGTAAATCTGGATTTGTGCCGGATAATTCAAATATTAAAAAAAGCTCAGGCACGCCTAATCTGTCAGTGAATTATAAGCAAAATGTCCTGTTCAAACGAAATGATCAAAATATAGCGTATCGATTAACCTCAACTCAGCTGCCTGCCATGCTGGGAGGTGCTTTTGTTGATTTATATATGACGAAAGGGCATATGAGAGAGCCGCACTGGCATCCAAACGCGTGGGAATTAGATGTCGTCGTTTCAGGTGAAATGCAAGTATCTATCTTGGACCCTGATACAAGCAGCATGCACAATTACCGAATAAAAGAAGGCGAAGTTGTTTTTATACCAATGGGCTGGTGGCACTGGATTGAACCGTTATCGGAAGAAGCGCATCTTCATCTCTTTTTTAACAATGATCAATTTGAGTCTACAGAAGGGTCTGACGTGCTGCGCTTAACGCCTCCTATCGTGTTTCAAAAAGCATACGGAGTAAGCGCAAACGAAGTAGCAGAAGCCGTCGCTCCGATTACGGATACGGTTGTGATTGGACCGCCTAATGATAGTTCTTTTTATCAAAAAAGCTATCTTAAAGATGAACGTGATGAAAAGGTTGTTGTTAAAATAAATGAGAAAGTTGTGCCTGCTGAAGATAAGTAGCATAAAAAACCATTGAGCCTGCGGTCAATGGTTTTTTTCGTGAGGCGTTTTTTATAAAAACAGCTCGGTACGTTCTAAGTGCTTGTGCAGCCGCATTGTGACTTGTTTTTGGTTCCATTCATTTTGCGGAAACTGCTGCTTGTCTACGTGAGAAATTGCCGGTTTGTAGGTTTTTTGAATGCGTTTGATATCATTAAATGTTGCGTTGGTTTCGATGTGATCAGCCAGCGTAAATACAAGAGAATGAAGCTTTGTAACATTGGGAACCGTAGCTGCTTGGCTGAAAATGGCTTTCGCTACAGAAAGCTGTCTTTCGTGCGCAGTAAAGACGTCTTGTTCATTACGCTGCTTTAAAAAAACAAGCGCTTCTTTTCCGTTAAGACGAATCGATCCTTTTGGAAAAACGATGTTGCTGTGTTCAAAAGCATGTTTGTTTGTGACGATAATGCCGCCTAGTTTGTCTACAGCGTCGACGACGGACTGCTGATTCATTTTGACATAGTAATCAACAGGAAGCTTTGCATATGCTTCGACTTTCTGTACGACAGTATTCATGTTTCCTCGATGATAAATCGTCCGTAGCGTTTCACTGCCGAGCTGAGTTGATCCTGGCAAGTGGGTCATTTTTATCGATTCATGCTGCTTATTAACAGTCATATACACAAATGACGTATTTTGATGGTTTTCTTGAATTAAAAGCAGGGAAAACGGTTGCCCTTTTTTTAAATTGACGTGTGTTTTGTTTTCATGCTCAAGCGGTACATACGTTTGAGCAACGGCAGCTTTCACCGTATGATAGCCTGCAAATGTGATGCTGACAAAACTGACGAGTAAAAATAGTACGAGACCGCCAATCCACTCTTTTTTTGCTTTGCTGCTCATCGTCTCACCTTTTTCTATCGAAGTCGTTCGTAGTATTGCCATCTTAAAAGAGGAGTAAAACAAATGAGTGCTATTTTTATTGCGTATCTCGCTTTTTCTTGGCATAGATCTTGAGTTCTGTAATTAAGATCGCTTGTTCTTCCACATCGTTAAACGCTTCAATGCCATAAAGGTATTCTGTGTGCCGTCTTTCTTTCCACACGCAAAGTCCGGTAATATGGATAGGTTTTTCATTTAAATAAAAGCTGATTTTTAGCTGAATTTGATGGTTGAAAATAGGTAAATCAAGCGGCGTGATTATTTTGATTCCTTTGGGTGAAAGGTCGATAACAGACAAAGGACCGGGCTTAGAATCGATTTCTTTGTTGTCATATTTAGCAATGGAAAACGTTCCAACGATGGGAGTCTCAAATAAAAAACGACACGGTTCTTCACGTTTAAAATGCATGTATCATCAGTCCTTTTCGTAATCTAAGTTTGTTAAGTAAATATTCGATTAAAATCTGAAAATTCCTACACGTTTTTCCTCATTACGAATATAATGTTTATCGATGTAGAAAATCTCACATGACCACAGACCGGTCATGTGAGATTTTCTAGACCTAAGCGGAGGTCACCCCCCTTACGGGGTTGGTGGCCTCCGCTTAGGTGAACCTTTGTGGGAATATTCAAGAGGTTTTAGTTACCGATTGTGAGTACTGTCGTATTATTAAATAGCGGGTATACTAGTAAAGCATTCATAAAACAAGTGCATAATAACTGCTTTTATAGTATCGGAAGTTTTGTTTAAAACTTTAAAATAGAGAGGGAAACGTTTTGAAAAAAGCGCTACGCTAGAGTTCGATTGTATGTTAAAATTAAACTTTGTGAAGTAGCTGTATTACAAGTCAGCGTTCCTTCAACTAATTAGGAGGTGAGATGAATGGGCACTGATGACCCCATTTCGATGAAGGTTACTGCAAAACAAGATAGGGGCAACAAAGGTGGATATGTTCCTCTCATTTCAACGAAGGAAAATACTCCTTAATGCCTCAATGATGTGAGGTGAAAAATCAATGATTAAAACATACTTATATGATGATGAAACAAAAGAAATGGTAACGAATCTTGATTTAGGAGAAGTGCATGAGAAATTGCGCAATCCTGATAATTTGCTGTGGATTGATCTGTATGATGTCCACGGACAAGAGCTTGCTCAAATTGCTAAATTATTCGATTTTCACCCATTGGCAATTGAAGACTGCTTACACGACAGTCCTCGCGCTAAAATGGATGATTACGAAGACTATAAATTTTTCGTTTTTCACGCGCTTCGCTATAACGAAGAAAGTGATGATGAGATTACCACGCTTGAGTTAAATGCCTTTGTCGGATCAAATTACGTAGTGACGATTCATAAACATAAAATGGGCTGGCTTCGCAAAATGGATGCTGTATGCTCACGCTATCCAAAGTTTATGAACCGCGGCGCCGACTTTTTACTATATGCCTTGATTGATGGCATCACGGACGAATACTTCCCGATTTTAGACCGAATTGACATGCGTATTGATGAATTAGAAGATGAAATCTACAACAAAGAAGTGCGCGGAGTGACGGAAGAGTTCTTGGCGTTAAAAAGAACGATTATCTTAATCCGGCGCGTTATTCTGCCTCAGCGCCGAATTTTTTTAACGGTGAATGGAAAGTGGAAATTCGATATACGAGAAGAAAATGTTCCTTTCTACATTGACTTGCTAGACCACTTAGAGCGTATTGTAGACTCTGCTGAAACGTTTAGAGACCTCGTAAACAGTGCACTTGATACGTATTATTCTATTACCAATGCAACTTCATCTGAAAAGCTGAATGTCTTAACGTTGATTTCAACGATTATGCTTCCGCTAACATTCGTAACCGGATTTTTTGGGATGAACGTACCGATTCCATATCAAAATTCCCACTGGGCTACTGCTGTTATTATCGTTATGTTAATTGTGTTAACGTGGGGAATGTGGAAATACTTTAAAAACAAACAGCTTTTATAACAAAAAGGCACTTGGCCATAAGCCAAGTGCCTTTTTGTTTATTTTGTAACTGTTTTCGTTGTTGCTTTACTTGTGTTGTTGGCTGCGTCTGCTGCTGTTACGCTGATTGCTGTACCTGCTTTTTGTTTTTTAATTGTTATGCTGTACTGACCTTTTGCGTTGGCTTTTGTGTTGCCGATTTCTTTGTTGTTCACTTTGGCTACAACGGATGTGTTTGCTTCTGCTGTTCCTTTAATAGCTGTATCTGCGTCGCTGACTGGATTCACTTGAGGTGCATTTGGGGCAATGACGTCGCGCACCGATACTTTTACTTCTTCACTTTCTTGGTTTTGGCTGTTTGTAGCTGTGATGTACAAGAGTGTGTTTTCTTTTTGTTTTGGAATTTTCACTTGGAATGCACCTTTTGCATCAGCTTTAGCCGAAGCAATCACTTTTTTGGCGCTGTTTTTAACATTTACAGTAAAATTCACTTTAGCCGTTCCTGTTACATATTCATCTTTATTAGTCACGGCTTTTACCGTTGGTTTGGCAGGTGCTTTTTGAACAACTGCACGAATGCTTGTATTAGCTTCTCCATTCGTTACAATCACTTGCAAAACGGTATCTGCTTTTTGAGCTGGAATGTTCACAGAGAACGTATTCTTTGCATCAGCTTTGGCTGTACCAAGTGTTTTTGAACCGTTCATCACTTTAACAGTTGAACCGTTTTGAGCTTTACCTGTAACAGTTGTTTGAGTGCTGATTAGTGTATTTACCTGCGCTTGCAGCTGCTGTGCACTTACCGCGCTGTACGCATTTAAACGTCCCCATCCTGATACGTAATCGTAGCCTGGAGCAGGGGGTTCTGCTGGACTTTCTCCATCATCGTATACAGGAGCATCTTTTTCATCAAATTTAATATCTTTAGCTGTATCCGTTAAGCGTTTTTCAACGTCTTTTGGCTTTAAACCTGGGTTTTGTGATAATAATAACCCCGCAACGGCTGCCACGTGAGGGGTTGCCATTGATGTTCCGCTTAAATAAGTGACGTTTCCGTCT
This sequence is a window from Priestia aryabhattai. Protein-coding genes within it:
- a CDS encoding formate/nitrite transporter family protein → MLKHSLQSMNELAREKTKLVNEHLPSYLLLAVLAGAYVGLGVILALSVGAPLASASLPVVSLVMGLSFAVALLLVVFAGAELFTGNHMVYTVSTLSGVTTWKDTFKNWTWCFIGNAAGAFGLCLLVTGTGLFKGIEPNHLLMTLAAKKMNLPVSELFFRGILCNWLVCLAIWTASRTKSDAAKIMLIFWMLFAFVASGYEHSVANMTFLGLALLLPHPDTISAAGLFHNLIPVTLGNIVGGGLFVGSIYWFVNARQLKETKKQPTALSADLDSAKLSK
- a CDS encoding VOC family protein encodes the protein MIKSIYETHVQVRNLEDSIEFYKRLGLTFVHRIKERRCAFFFVGEQKQMLGLWETDERELKTSHFAFGIQAADIHEALTWLRSKGIEPEETSFGKPQIEPIVHTWMPAACVYFNDPDGNRLELITLLDDEPVVSKDFPYLSEWNTKQQ
- a CDS encoding cyclic-phosphate processing receiver domain-containing protein, yielding MKINVFLDDYRKCPDGHVLAETIDECIDLLKSFDVEHLSLDHDLLSKTRNGLMLVRFMVKHHLYADRITIHSANHSGSKAMYNCFKEAQKEHKMPNNIKILRCPLPLR
- a CDS encoding GRP family sugar transporter, whose product is MDILLGVLPSVAWGSMILVSMKMGGGPYSQTLGTIIGALILSFVQFMIVQPVLTPTLVIVGIVSGLFWSVGQSNQFKSVPYLGVSKSMPISTGMQLVSTALFGVIVFKEWSTLQTIVLGSIAILLILAGVVLSSLDGKKEGAQAAPGQTKKGVITLIISSLGFLVYVVIARIFNVDAWAALFPQAIGMLIGGLIITYKHKPFNKYTIRNILPGLIWASGNMFLFLSQSRLGVATSFSLSQMGIVISIFGGIVFLGEKKTKRQLFYVSLASVLIISGGICIGLAKANA
- a CDS encoding carbohydrate kinase family protein, encoding MGKLFSIGEVLIDMIPAQKGLQLKEVESFTRVPGGAPANVAAVVATYGNESSLITKVGEDAFGDFLVDTLREVGVGTDMVYRTEEANTALAFVSLREDGERDFSFYRNPSADLLLTEDEINPDWFASNDVLHFCSVDLVESPMKYAHMKAIKSMKEKGGVISFDPNVRLPLWKDHELCRQTILEFIPQAHIVKISDDELSFITGIEDEQQAIQSLFTGDVQVVVFTKGAEGATLYTKQAVYESNGYKVTVVDTTGAGDAFIGGFLYQLLSRDVSQENLTAILDRDHDAILRFANASGALTTTGKGAISSIPAKEVVEQFCKPVAN
- the nirD gene encoding nitrite reductase small subunit NirD, translating into MVNKNITKVCVGSIHDFPVSLGKTVKVNGKEIAVFKLSSGKIRAIENRCPHKGGVLSEGIVSGDSVFCPMHDWKICLHDGNVQEPDSGCVDTYEASVEGDLLYLLIEE
- the cobA gene encoding uroporphyrinogen-III C-methyltransferase — its product is MRPGKVYIVGAGPGDPDLLTIKAAKCLEKADVILYDRLVNPVLLQYAKEGAELVYCGKKPGEHCVSQDDIHDLLVFYARKGNTVVRLKGGDPFIFGRGGEEAEVLVQHGIPFEVVPGITAGIAAPAYAGIPVTHRELSRSFAVVTGHCLSGKPESIRWEHLAKGVDTLAIYMGVKNLPYICRQLLHAGKSPDTPVAVIEQGTSIYQRTVTGTLGTIVDTAAEQQVSNPAMIVIGEVVKQASALAWFSEKTEEKVCV